One region of Arthrobacter sp. StoSoilB22 genomic DNA includes:
- a CDS encoding sugar phosphate isomerase/epimerase, which yields MIDLTTLADLTPGICSVTLRAHGIDEVVRISSNAGLAGIEWGTDVHVSDAESAAHAKDATAAAGLTVLSLGSYYRCGAFGDFGRALDLAASLGAPRIRVWAGELGSANASQEHWDGVVKDTRRIADLAAARGVAIAFEYHGNTLTDSPATTLDLLDRVNHANVGTYWQPAVGLSDKQALESLHEVLPHLVGVHCFSWGPEAERFPLRNRKLLWQTVTDVLRGNGKDMDIMLEFVEDDLPDNVLNDAAFLHTITLGED from the coding sequence ATGATCGACCTCACCACGCTGGCTGACCTCACGCCTGGCATTTGTTCCGTCACCCTCCGCGCACACGGAATCGACGAGGTGGTCCGAATTTCCTCGAATGCGGGCCTGGCCGGCATCGAGTGGGGTACTGACGTCCATGTCAGTGACGCAGAATCAGCCGCGCACGCGAAGGACGCCACGGCGGCTGCCGGACTGACAGTCCTATCGCTCGGCTCGTACTACCGCTGCGGGGCCTTTGGAGACTTCGGCCGGGCACTGGACCTCGCCGCCTCCTTAGGCGCGCCAAGGATCCGCGTCTGGGCAGGGGAACTCGGTTCCGCGAACGCCAGCCAAGAACACTGGGACGGAGTTGTGAAGGACACCCGGCGCATTGCCGATCTTGCCGCGGCGCGCGGAGTCGCCATCGCTTTCGAGTACCACGGCAACACTCTCACCGACTCCCCCGCCACCACCCTCGACCTACTGGACCGGGTCAACCACGCCAACGTCGGCACCTACTGGCAGCCCGCCGTCGGGCTTTCAGACAAGCAGGCCCTTGAGTCCCTCCACGAAGTCTTGCCGCATCTGGTGGGCGTGCACTGTTTCTCGTGGGGCCCCGAAGCTGAGCGTTTCCCGCTTCGGAATCGGAAGTTGCTGTGGCAGACCGTCACCGATGTCCTCCGGGGCAACGGCAAGGACATGGACATCATGCTGGAATTCGTGGAGGACGACCTCCCGGACAACGTGCTCAACGACGCCGCGTTCCTGCACACCATCACTCTGGGTGAGGACTAG
- a CDS encoding N(5)-(carboxyethyl)ornithine synthase, with protein sequence MTAPTGQLSIGVLASSLKPNERRLPIHPQHLERIAPEVRGQLRFEHGYGERFGVPDSKLESLVGGLGTREELIANSDVILLPKPQAQDLAELRDGQTLWGWPHCVQDRAITQLAIDKKLTLIAFEAMNHWAGDGGFGLHVFHKNNELAGYCSVLHALALTGSTGDYGRRLSAVVIGFGATARGAVTALNAHGIHDVQVLTNRGVAAVGSPIHSVRIVQFDHDSKAPFLSEVITDKGRKPLAPFLAAADIVVNCTLQDPNAPLTYLRTEDLAEFQPDSLIVDVSCDEGMGFSWARTTTFDEPMFRVGGHVNYYAVDHSPSYLWNSASWEISEALLPFLDTVVAGPEGWDANDTISRAIEIRDGVIRNPDVLEFQGRSAEYPHIPAA encoded by the coding sequence GTGACCGCGCCAACCGGCCAGCTCAGCATAGGCGTCCTGGCTTCCTCGCTGAAGCCCAATGAGCGCCGTCTACCGATCCACCCGCAGCATTTGGAGCGGATTGCCCCTGAAGTTCGCGGGCAACTTCGCTTCGAGCATGGCTACGGCGAGCGGTTCGGCGTTCCGGACAGCAAACTTGAGTCTTTGGTAGGCGGGCTCGGAACGCGTGAGGAATTGATTGCCAACAGCGACGTCATCCTCCTCCCTAAGCCGCAGGCCCAGGATCTGGCTGAACTCCGTGACGGTCAAACGTTGTGGGGCTGGCCGCACTGCGTGCAGGACCGGGCGATCACCCAGTTGGCAATCGACAAGAAGCTCACGCTCATTGCTTTTGAAGCGATGAACCACTGGGCGGGCGATGGTGGCTTCGGCCTCCACGTCTTCCACAAGAACAATGAGCTCGCCGGGTACTGCTCCGTGCTGCACGCCCTGGCCCTGACGGGTTCCACCGGCGACTACGGCCGCCGGCTCAGCGCCGTCGTCATTGGCTTCGGTGCCACCGCCCGCGGTGCTGTCACGGCGCTCAATGCCCATGGCATCCACGACGTCCAGGTCCTGACAAACCGTGGCGTCGCCGCCGTCGGGTCTCCGATCCACTCAGTGCGGATCGTGCAGTTCGACCATGACAGCAAGGCGCCTTTCCTGAGCGAAGTCATCACGGACAAGGGCCGCAAACCCCTTGCGCCGTTCCTTGCAGCGGCGGACATCGTGGTGAACTGCACCCTGCAGGACCCCAATGCGCCGCTGACATATCTGCGCACGGAGGACCTGGCCGAATTCCAGCCGGACAGCCTCATCGTGGATGTTTCGTGCGACGAAGGCATGGGCTTCAGCTGGGCACGGACCACCACGTTCGACGAGCCCATGTTCCGCGTTGGTGGGCACGTCAATTACTACGCAGTGGACCACAGCCCGTCCTACCTGTGGAACTCGGCCAGCTGGGAAATCAGCGAGGCCCTGCTGCCCTTCCTGGACACCGTGGTGGCGGGACCGGAGGGATGGGATGCCAACGACACCATCTCCCGGGCCATCGAGATCCGCGACGGCGTGATCCGGAACCCGGACGTCCTGGAGTTCCAGGGACGCTCAGCGGAGTATCCGCACATACCTGCGGCCTAG
- a CDS encoding M15 family metallopeptidase produces the protein MGNARRRLAACAAIFSLAVAGGVMAGAPATAAPVPGTAAQAAVVQAAVPTAANPLPSVDPVGNPASYSVLVNKSRPLNPVSYAPGDLVNARGSGQYLRAEAAAWLNGLFQGAADAGTGGLAVVSGYRSYAQQQQVYSYYVSIYGQAQADLISARPGHSEHQTGLAVDVGNANGSCGLSTCFGDTAAGIWVAANAHKYGFIVRYPNGYTNITGYSYEPWHLRYVGVDLATDMKRRGFPTMEQYFAGNPTAYASITSGADLVAADSSGRLLRYPAHGGGGYGVPTVIGSNWHGLKQAFVVDWDSDGVYDILAQWDNGTLGLFTGWPGGAFSTQIVVGTGDWDKMNITVGKWSAAERFPGVVGYFPDGGLRYYPNTMGRALIYRVDIGSGWAGMGLTMADWNADGANDILATTTSGHLLSYPGNGSGGFAGLPTTIGSGWGTMKALVPSFGLSGPGTRSITAHTVDGYLVDYALGAGVWGAQRQVGNGWNGMKLFK, from the coding sequence GTGGGGAACGCACGACGACGACTGGCAGCTTGCGCTGCGATCTTCAGCCTGGCGGTAGCTGGCGGGGTCATGGCTGGGGCGCCTGCCACGGCAGCGCCGGTCCCTGGCACGGCAGCACAGGCCGCCGTCGTTCAAGCAGCGGTGCCAACCGCAGCGAATCCGCTGCCGAGCGTCGATCCTGTGGGAAACCCCGCGAGCTACTCTGTTTTGGTCAATAAATCCAGGCCCCTGAATCCTGTGAGCTACGCTCCGGGCGACCTTGTTAATGCCCGCGGCTCCGGGCAGTACCTGCGCGCCGAAGCTGCGGCATGGCTCAACGGTTTGTTCCAAGGTGCGGCCGATGCCGGCACGGGCGGGCTTGCAGTGGTGAGCGGCTACCGTTCCTACGCGCAGCAGCAGCAGGTTTACTCCTACTACGTCAGCATCTACGGCCAGGCCCAGGCGGATCTCATTTCGGCACGCCCAGGACACAGCGAGCATCAGACCGGATTGGCTGTGGATGTGGGGAACGCCAACGGTTCGTGCGGGCTTAGTACGTGTTTCGGTGACACGGCCGCCGGCATCTGGGTGGCCGCGAATGCCCACAAGTACGGCTTCATAGTCCGCTATCCCAACGGTTATACGAACATCACGGGCTACAGCTATGAGCCGTGGCACCTGCGTTACGTCGGCGTGGATCTGGCCACCGATATGAAACGCCGGGGCTTTCCCACCATGGAACAGTACTTTGCGGGCAATCCCACCGCTTATGCGAGCATCACCTCCGGAGCGGACTTGGTGGCCGCAGACTCTTCCGGCCGGCTCCTTCGCTACCCTGCGCACGGTGGCGGCGGCTACGGCGTTCCCACGGTGATCGGCTCCAACTGGCATGGCTTGAAGCAGGCCTTCGTAGTGGACTGGGATTCTGATGGCGTGTACGACATTCTGGCTCAATGGGACAACGGCACTCTGGGCTTGTTTACGGGCTGGCCTGGCGGTGCTTTCTCCACTCAGATCGTGGTGGGAACCGGTGACTGGGACAAGATGAACATCACCGTGGGCAAATGGTCCGCCGCGGAACGCTTCCCAGGGGTCGTTGGCTATTTCCCGGATGGCGGGCTGCGCTACTACCCCAATACCATGGGCAGGGCGTTGATCTACCGCGTGGACATTGGAAGCGGCTGGGCTGGAATGGGCCTGACCATGGCCGACTGGAATGCCGACGGCGCCAACGACATCCTGGCCACCACAACCTCCGGGCACCTGCTCAGCTACCCCGGCAACGGCAGTGGCGGCTTCGCGGGACTGCCCACCACCATTGGTTCCGGCTGGGGCACCATGAAGGCGCTGGTTCCGAGCTTTGGTTTGTCGGGCCCGGGAACGCGCAGCATCACTGCCCATACCGTGGACGGCTATCTTGTGGACTACGCCCTGGGTGCGGGGGTCTGGGGTGCCCAGCGCCAGGTGGGCAACGGCTGGAATGGCATGAAGCTGTTCAAATAG
- a CDS encoding SRPBCC family protein yields MAFAAHEVVINRDAMTVYGFLMDGMNNSLWRSGVRSIALRSGVRGQKGALYQQTITGPGGRPVAADFRITDARPGAEVRYSVVTGPARSTGGFYLSTEGNTTRLRFALEYHPKGLRKLMNGVIQKALEGEVAQLEQLKIAIEAHPEG; encoded by the coding sequence GTGGCATTCGCAGCCCATGAAGTGGTGATCAATAGGGACGCCATGACCGTCTACGGATTCCTCATGGACGGGATGAACAACTCCCTCTGGCGTTCCGGAGTGCGCAGCATCGCGCTTCGGTCCGGCGTTCGCGGCCAAAAAGGTGCCCTGTACCAGCAGACGATAACCGGCCCCGGCGGCCGCCCCGTCGCCGCCGACTTCAGGATCACCGACGCCCGCCCAGGAGCCGAAGTCCGCTATTCCGTGGTGACTGGGCCAGCACGGTCCACCGGCGGTTTCTACCTCAGCACCGAAGGCAACACCACCCGGCTCCGGTTCGCCCTTGAATACCACCCCAAGGGCCTGCGTAAGCTCATGAACGGCGTGATCCAGAAAGCGTTAGAGGGCGAAGTGGCGCAGCTGGAACAGCTCAAGATTGCCATCGAAGCCCACCCTGAGGGGTAG
- a CDS encoding CAP domain-containing protein: MKYHATVASLAQDWSNNIATREVIQHRANFWTDPRALNPNNGAGEVIAVRWDRDAAQLVEWWKGSPGHDALLRDPRFNVMGIGITYTDGNWQTTPNRFTLWGVVNFFGYTTLPAGTTTSPGGTVPPPTDPVGVCEPGSKHQPPTLNLSAASISSAADLVSIAGDGSVVAYPSWGGGRYGGGKRIGLGFTGLKDLFITDWDRDGVFDLIAQRLDGALLVYPGLQAGGFKDPVALGQGWGTLNIAVGTWCANNRLPQIVAMDSGGNLYLYKNAGLAYIRAQAAIGTGFPAIRLNMVDYNADGFQDLLTTEANGTLRLYRGSGLGTPKQESRPVVGAEWTDYIGLRTLRGVTGPDSTGVAGLNRNGVVEYWDLNTGRLTTPVTIGIGWGGLKFAQ; encoded by the coding sequence GTGAAGTACCACGCAACTGTGGCCAGCCTGGCCCAGGATTGGTCCAACAACATCGCAACGCGTGAGGTGATCCAGCACCGCGCCAATTTTTGGACGGATCCTCGAGCGCTGAACCCCAACAACGGCGCGGGTGAGGTGATCGCTGTCCGCTGGGACCGGGACGCGGCGCAGCTTGTGGAGTGGTGGAAGGGATCGCCGGGGCACGATGCTCTTCTCCGTGATCCTCGGTTCAATGTCATGGGCATCGGCATCACGTACACGGATGGAAACTGGCAGACCACCCCGAATCGATTCACGCTCTGGGGTGTGGTGAATTTCTTCGGCTACACCACCTTGCCGGCAGGGACCACCACCAGCCCGGGCGGCACCGTCCCGCCACCAACGGATCCTGTAGGTGTCTGCGAACCTGGCAGCAAGCACCAACCACCCACCCTTAACCTCAGCGCGGCATCGATCAGCAGCGCTGCAGACCTGGTATCAATCGCCGGCGACGGTTCCGTGGTGGCCTACCCTTCGTGGGGTGGCGGCCGGTACGGCGGTGGCAAGAGAATCGGACTCGGGTTCACCGGGCTGAAGGACCTCTTCATTACGGACTGGGACCGCGACGGTGTGTTTGACCTGATCGCCCAAAGACTCGACGGCGCCCTCTTGGTGTATCCCGGTCTTCAAGCAGGAGGTTTCAAGGATCCCGTTGCACTTGGGCAGGGCTGGGGGACGCTAAATATTGCCGTGGGCACGTGGTGCGCCAACAACCGGCTTCCCCAGATCGTAGCCATGGACTCGGGCGGCAACCTGTACCTCTACAAGAACGCGGGCCTGGCCTATATTCGTGCGCAGGCGGCGATTGGAACGGGTTTCCCGGCCATCAGACTGAACATGGTGGATTACAACGCCGACGGATTCCAGGATTTGCTCACCACTGAGGCCAACGGCACCCTCCGCTTGTATCGGGGCAGCGGACTGGGCACGCCCAAGCAGGAATCGCGTCCGGTAGTGGGTGCTGAATGGACGGATTACATCGGGCTGCGAACGCTGCGAGGTGTGACCGGTCCCGACTCGACGGGTGTTGCCGGGCTGAACCGCAACGGTGTTGTTGAGTATTGGGATCTCAATACCGGACGCCTCACAACTCCGGTGACTATAGGCATCGGTTGGGGCGGGCTGAAGTTCGCCCAGTAG
- a CDS encoding alpha/beta hydrolase — translation MTAAEAQAPRALTVIPAVGPSGLAAPAVLVLPGGGYAKTADHEAEPVAEWLASLGIHAFVLRYPVAPHRHPVPLAAARQAMIWIRNGGHGLKVDPSRVGVLGFSAGGHLAAALSVQVPAGDPALDIRESVPDLSILCYPVISFVDSVHQGSVDNLAGEGAGPEILRQLSAELHVTPATPPAFLWHTADDESVPVSHSLAYAGALSRAGVATELHVFPNGIHGIGLAAGTPGAEQWTGLCAAWLRRMGWTA, via the coding sequence ATGACCGCAGCGGAGGCCCAGGCGCCCCGAGCGCTCACGGTGATTCCCGCCGTCGGGCCTTCCGGTCTGGCGGCGCCCGCAGTCCTGGTTCTGCCCGGCGGAGGCTACGCGAAAACGGCAGACCATGAAGCCGAACCTGTGGCAGAGTGGCTCGCTTCGCTGGGGATCCACGCGTTCGTGCTGCGGTATCCAGTGGCACCGCATCGGCACCCGGTGCCGTTAGCCGCCGCCAGGCAAGCCATGATCTGGATCCGCAACGGAGGGCATGGGCTGAAGGTTGATCCCTCGCGTGTGGGTGTCCTCGGGTTCTCGGCGGGTGGGCATCTTGCGGCCGCATTGTCTGTGCAGGTGCCCGCGGGCGATCCTGCGCTGGACATCCGCGAGTCGGTTCCGGACCTCAGCATCCTCTGCTATCCGGTCATTTCCTTCGTGGATTCGGTGCATCAGGGATCCGTGGACAACCTGGCCGGCGAGGGGGCGGGGCCTGAAATCCTGCGGCAGCTCTCCGCCGAGCTGCACGTCACCCCGGCAACACCGCCGGCGTTCCTCTGGCACACGGCAGACGACGAATCCGTTCCCGTCAGCCACAGCCTGGCCTACGCAGGAGCGCTCAGCCGAGCCGGAGTTGCCACGGAGCTGCACGTTTTTCCCAACGGTATCCACGGCATCGGCCTGGCAGCCGGAACGCCGGGTGCCGAGCAATGGACCGGGCTCTGCGCCGCGTGGCTTCGCCGGATGGGTTGGACTGCGTAG
- a CDS encoding LysR substrate-binding domain-containing protein, translated as MFEPVQLRSFLAVAETLSFTKAAERLGLAQPTVSQHVRKLEASAKRVLVARDTREVRLTDNGDAMAGFARSILAAHDSAARYFSGSAMRGRLRFGTADDLAITGLPRILREFRQLYPQINLELTVSQSDQLYKRLNAGQLDLVFVKWVAGAKEGTVVRHDNFAWVGVEQTILEPGAPVPLIAYPAPSLSRKLAIDALEAEGRTWRITCSTKQISGVLAAVRAGIGVAVMPASLVPEDLKVITQRFGLPPVGDVDFTLIRNPLANAEVIDALTQAIMGRTLSKSN; from the coding sequence GTGTTCGAACCTGTCCAGCTCCGTTCCTTTTTGGCCGTCGCAGAGACGCTGAGTTTCACCAAGGCTGCAGAACGCCTGGGACTCGCGCAACCAACCGTCAGCCAGCACGTCCGCAAGCTCGAGGCCTCCGCCAAACGGGTGTTGGTTGCCCGCGATACGCGCGAGGTCCGGCTCACTGATAACGGCGACGCCATGGCCGGATTTGCCCGTAGCATCCTTGCTGCCCACGACTCCGCAGCCCGCTACTTCTCCGGTTCAGCCATGCGCGGGCGGCTCCGCTTTGGCACCGCCGACGACCTCGCCATCACCGGCCTTCCCCGGATCCTTCGCGAGTTCCGGCAGCTGTACCCGCAAATCAACCTGGAGCTCACCGTCAGTCAAAGCGACCAGCTCTACAAGCGGCTCAATGCCGGGCAACTGGACCTGGTGTTCGTGAAATGGGTGGCCGGAGCCAAGGAAGGCACGGTGGTCCGGCACGACAACTTTGCGTGGGTGGGCGTCGAGCAAACCATCCTTGAGCCCGGAGCGCCGGTCCCTCTCATCGCCTACCCGGCGCCAAGCCTCAGCCGGAAGCTGGCTATTGATGCACTGGAAGCCGAGGGCCGGACCTGGCGGATCACGTGCAGCACCAAGCAGATCAGCGGAGTGTTGGCTGCGGTACGCGCGGGCATTGGAGTTGCGGTCATGCCCGCCTCGCTGGTGCCCGAGGACCTGAAAGTGATCACCCAGCGGTTCGGCCTCCCGCCAGTGGGGGACGTCGACTTCACCCTGATCCGGAACCCGCTGGCCAACGCCGAAGTGATCGATGCCCTCACCCAGGCGATCATGGGCCGGACGCTGAGCAAGTCGAACTAG
- a CDS encoding MFS transporter has protein sequence MAPPPPSAANVSQPVIDSLSAPQPPDTVTQPLAVVSEKLPWRHTFISLKVPNFRIFAIGHFIAVIAIWMQRIAQDWMVLQLSGSVTAVGITVALQFMPSLFLGPWGGMIADRFAKRKILIICQSAAAVLASLLAVLSLSGRVEVWHVYVIALALGFVTVLDQPARQVFVNELVGPKYLRNAISVNSTTFQLGGLIGPALAGVLLTAVGAGWAFAANAVACCSTVAMLLILRKDQLHLSQPTPRKKGMLREGLNYALSKPTIYWPWLMAGFVAVFAMSLPVLLAAFADHVYDAGAGGYGLLNAMVALGALAGAVASTRRRQLRLRSVVTSAGLYGLMLCVSSLMPTMVWFSVTMVLAGFWCLMFLTAANQMVQTSSNMSIRGRVMSLYLVVLIGGQAIGGPMMGWLAEHLGPHLAVLISGGVPAIAAAVVAVVLARKSSLHIKVDLRDRRRVLRIVREPQTV, from the coding sequence TTGGCACCCCCACCGCCTTCAGCGGCAAACGTCAGCCAGCCCGTCATCGATTCCCTCTCCGCGCCTCAGCCGCCGGACACCGTCACCCAGCCGCTCGCCGTCGTGAGTGAAAAGCTGCCCTGGCGGCATACTTTCATCTCCCTGAAGGTCCCCAACTTCAGGATCTTCGCGATTGGCCACTTTATAGCCGTGATCGCCATCTGGATGCAGCGCATTGCCCAGGACTGGATGGTGCTTCAACTCTCCGGGTCCGTCACCGCGGTCGGAATTACGGTGGCGTTGCAGTTCATGCCGTCACTTTTCCTTGGCCCATGGGGTGGCATGATTGCCGACCGTTTTGCCAAGCGCAAGATCCTCATCATCTGCCAATCGGCGGCCGCAGTACTGGCCTCCCTCCTCGCGGTGCTGTCCCTGAGTGGCCGCGTCGAAGTATGGCACGTCTACGTGATCGCCCTTGCCTTGGGCTTCGTGACTGTTCTGGACCAGCCAGCCAGGCAGGTGTTCGTCAACGAGCTCGTCGGACCCAAGTACCTGCGCAACGCCATCAGTGTGAACTCCACGACCTTCCAGCTCGGCGGGCTGATCGGTCCCGCCCTGGCCGGTGTGCTGCTCACAGCAGTTGGTGCCGGCTGGGCCTTCGCCGCCAACGCCGTGGCATGCTGCTCCACGGTGGCCATGCTGCTGATCCTCCGCAAGGACCAGCTGCACCTCAGCCAACCGACGCCGCGCAAGAAGGGCATGCTGCGCGAAGGCCTCAACTACGCGCTGAGCAAGCCAACCATCTACTGGCCATGGTTGATGGCCGGCTTCGTGGCAGTTTTCGCCATGAGCCTGCCGGTACTGCTGGCCGCCTTCGCGGACCACGTGTACGACGCCGGTGCCGGAGGCTACGGCCTGCTGAACGCTATGGTTGCGCTCGGTGCACTCGCGGGAGCGGTGGCGTCCACCCGGCGTCGTCAGTTGCGGTTGCGCTCGGTGGTGACCTCCGCCGGGTTGTACGGTTTGATGCTCTGCGTGTCCTCACTGATGCCAACCATGGTGTGGTTCAGCGTCACTATGGTCCTGGCCGGATTCTGGTGCCTGATGTTCCTCACTGCAGCCAACCAAATGGTGCAGACCAGCTCCAACATGAGCATCCGCGGCCGCGTCATGAGCCTGTACCTGGTGGTGCTGATCGGCGGCCAGGCAATCGGCGGTCCCATGATGGGCTGGCTCGCCGAGCACCTCGGTCCGCACCTGGCCGTCCTGATCTCCGGTGGGGTGCCGGCCATCGCAGCTGCGGTAGTCGCCGTCGTACTGGCCCGGAAGTCATCCCTGCACATCAAGGTGGACCTGCGTGATCGGCGTCGGGTGCTGCGGATCGTGCGGGAGCCGCAGACCGTATAA